Within Etheostoma cragini isolate CJK2018 chromosome 24, CSU_Ecrag_1.0, whole genome shotgun sequence, the genomic segment GCAGAAAACCACGACGAGAGCCTGACCCACCACACCCCTCGCCACGGCACGGTTATCCCCAACCGGATTTTTGTCGGGGGAATTGACTACAGGGTGAGAGCTGCAGACGTACACTGGCATCTTTTGATCTTAAGTTTCCTGTTTGTAGAGGGTTACAAACTAGACAACAGCAAAGCACGCAAAATAAGCAAAGGTCAAGAGGATAAGATTGTGAGATGAgaataaatactgtacaataaacagaaataaataacttCTTTCCTAACGGCTCTCTACTGGCTAATTCAGccataaaaaaaagcaaaaaacatgcTTTGTAAAACTTAGTCAACAATCAAATGTCAATTGTTAGTGTTCCTCTAAATTCTGCATTAAAAGTTACACATTGCATTTATCATTAAGTAACCTTCCATGTCTTGGCTTTATGTAACACTCCTTCCTAACTTTGTCCTGTTGGCTCTAATTTGAACATTTGCATTTAGTCACAAAATCATTTAGTCCAAAATCTGCTGGGAAGTgtaccacaaaaacaacacttgtaTATAACTATCATTGTAAGGTGAAGATTAAAGTATGGCGTTTACATGTTCTCCAACCAACTTTTATGCAGATGTTTTACAGATCTCTTGGTGCATCCGACTAAtatttgctgcaaaatgggcAAAATTCTGGAAATGAACCAAAACAAATCAGCAACCGCTATACCTTCTTTTGAATtaacatgaaaaatgtgtgtgtctatgaaGGTCAATGAGAACGACCTGCGACATGTCTTCTCTCAACATGGTGCCGTCAAAGAGGTGAAGATTGTGATAGATCGCTCAGGAATGTCGAAGGGGTGAGTTAATGTCGTCATTCCTGTCATGTACTGTTGGTGACTGAATTATTAATGGATGCAGCCATGACTTTCTGTccttacacacatttacagtccGCCAAGTAAAAACATAATTGGTCTTGATTCTGCCCCTTTCATCAACAGATATGGCTTTGTTACATTTGAGACTCAAGATGATGCAATGAAAGTCCTTCATAATGTAAGTGAAGCAGGCTAAAAGTGTCTCAAACTAAACTTAAGGTGCATATAATGATGTAGTTCATCTGCCAAAATGTATTATCTAATGTGGCatcttctctcccccccccctcaaactGCAATATTAAAGGCTAATGGCATCTGTTTTAACGATAAGAAGCTGAGCATTGGTCAGGCTGTCCGCAAGCAGCAAGGTCCAGGACAAAGTAAGTTGACTGTGTGAATTCCCTTGTGTGATACTAGGCATTCCCCTCATCCCACAGTGGCACTGCCACGCTCCAGTATATCACCTTCCACTCAGCATTGCAGCTGTAGTTCACCCGTTTGACAACCAAATTCACTCACCATTTGTGATTGCCTTAAATGGGATTTTTGTCACAATTTCAGAAGCCAAATATCCCACTTTTTTactgataaaaaacaaagtaaaggaAAACTGTTTTACAACTGGACGAAAGTAGGAAGGTTAAGTTGAATCACATTTGCGTTCCAGGGCACAAATGCTGGCTTCTTTCAAACAGTTTCTCGCCCTTCAGGTGACATAATTAGTTTTTGATGGTTCTGAAATGTCCAGTTAACTGTTATGTGGTTTCCTTCTTTTCCCAGCTAAGAGTGTTTTTGTGACCATGCCTGACTCTGCCATACCTGTGCCGATGTCCTGTGGGGCCCTGCACCTGACCACGTCTGCAGGCTATCCCTACACCTACCACAACGGAGTGGCCTACTTCCACTGCCCCAACATGAGCTCTCCTGCCCACCACTGGCCTGTCAGTTGTCACTGATATCACACCCACCTAACACTTGACTTGAATAGCGTTGTTAAAACCATGTAATTCAAACTTAACACTTAACTTTAACATTAATGAGTTCCCTTTTCTCCGCTTTGCCTaaccagagaatttggcccatgagagagagacagcattaaaacaagcaaaatgtcagttggtcaaagccacaaccccaacctccaccttgctccccctctcctctttaAAAGCTACAGAAATGGCACAGCCTAAAGAAATATCAttgtgagactggctctagtgactgaaagacttcagatccagtattaggggaccactaaggtctatataaaagaaactttagatacaatattaggggaccttTTAAGTTTATGTTCTGGTTTGTGAATATTTGCTTCACAATTAATTCATTCTTGGAAAGCAAGGATCCATTTGTGTGGTGGAACATTTACTACAGGCTAAGGATGGTCGCTACACTCAAATGttgtaagtgtgttttttgttttttctagcAACCTGCTCCTCCAGTGACGCTTCCTCAGTCCCTTCCGCCGGTCTACCAGCCACCAGCCTATCACCACCACCAGGTCAGCCCAGCCCTGTAGCGATCCATGGATTTCTCACCATGTCCATGACCACTTTTATTTAGGtctgctttctctcttcttttccctcTGCCTAGTGTGCCCCAAACCAGTGTCATTGGAATGTGGTCCAGGTAGGCAAAATAAAGCCATTTCCTCCTTTTTAGTTCTGGAGAGTTTGGCCAATATTCACCTgttgtgaatgtttttgttcagtCGCCGATGCCCTCCAGTCCAGTCATGTTCCCCCAGCAGTCAGAATATGTGTACCAGCCTGCTGATGGAGCCCCTTTCCAGCCTCCTCTGCCTGCCATGGAGGACACCACACCAGAGGTTTGTTTGGTGCAAAGacatacattgttatttttgaaatgttatgttGTAGCATTGGTATGACTTTATAAGCaagaaaatgtctttcattttctagCTGCCAACTTCATGCTTTTTTCAGATATGTAATGCACTTGAGTACATATACTTTTAGTTTAATGGTGATTCTGCTGGTGTTAGTAAACTTGTTCTGAACTTACAACTTTAACGTGTTCTCACACTTTTGCAGTTTGTAGAGCCAACGACAGTGCAGCAGGTTTACCCATTTTATCCTCAGAGAACTGAAGGATTGACGCCGATTTTTCTGCAACATAACCCTGGAAAGGTAAAGAAAAGGGGGGCCTTGTTTATATAACCAAAACATTTTGGACATGACACAATTTGTGTATTCCTCTCCATTTAATTAAACCTTCCCTGAGTCCTAATGtcactcttttttatttttttgcgaCAGAATCCGATGTTTCCGCACTCGCGGGTCCATTTGAAGCCAAAGTATCGCCGCTACATCCATCACAAGGAGTACCACTACCTGCCAGAAGCCACCGCGCCTCCAGACGCCTCTCATGTAGGCTAAACCCACTGACTGCTGGTCAAGGGACAAATCCCACTCACAGCACCTCAACCTCTCGTGAGTTTAGTTCCTTCTCCTCGGATCCATCGGACAAATAATCTATCAACTGTTTGACCTGTGCCTAGCAACATAATGCAGTACGTTTCATGACATGTTTTCATGGCCTCTTTGCTGAGAGATTCTCTGTTGCCACCAACTCCAGGAATGCTCTCACCTTGTAAGACTCGCAGCGCTCGGATCTGTTTCGGTATTGATCGTTTAATACAGTTGGTTGATTGAGATTAACTCACTCCATTACAGTGGCTCACAATGCATAATAGTATTTACAGAAGTAGGGCTTAATGTCTCCTCAATTAACACATCAACTTAGCAATGATTTGAGTTTACactaaatcatttattttgctaGTTGTGATAACACAATAACTCTAACTAAGATGACTAAACAATCCATCTTGAAATCTGTGACTCAAGATTTCCAGGTACAAATGTCTAAGTTCTTCAGCTTTTGTGATCCGTGACGTAGTCAGGAGATGGCCACAGCATGTTGGCATTCGGCCATCAAATGTCAAGCTTGaattctttagttttttgctgATCAAACTCAAGTTTAGTTTTAAAACCTGAACTGTACAATATGAGAACAAAGTCGGTTTAAGCAGTAACATTTAAAACCTGATTTATTCTTGGTTAACAATATGAGCAGGACATTCAAGGCCAGATCTAGTGTCTTTCCAAATTAAGTTGAGCGTAACTTGAACCCTTTTTCGATTGTTAAACTActtttagttttgcatttttagcGTTGTTGCAGCATCATAAGTCTCCTAGCTACATGCATACAGACACCATGCTAGAGCCGAGAATATCAAAGATGTATTTTCTTGCTGGGTCAACCCTTTTCACCGTTAATGTGCAGAGAAGCAATGCTGTACATCCTCTGCATCATTTGTTTGGCAGGATATGAAGAAGCAACGCAGATTTTTTTGGTATAGTAATTTGAGTCACTAAGTCAACATTTGGACGCTGTGAGTGAGCTGCTGCATCTTATTGCATCACCTCTGCTCAGCTTTATCGGTGATGGGACCTTTTGGCGTCCTCTGATCCATTCAGTCTGATGTGAAGAGATTTGTCTATCGTTTTTAAACCAGCTCTAATTGGTTTAATAATTTAGTAGCAGCAATAGGCGGCTGTGTTGTTGAAACGGTACAGAAGTAACAGCGACATGACCATTTTAATCCACACAGCGACGCATTTATAGAACAGAACATGTAAGAAACCAGTGTGCCTCGAGGATCTGGGTCTTGTTTGCTAACTGCTTTCAAAGCTGGACTTGGCTTGTTAAACTGCACCTTCCAAGTAACCGCAAATTCATTGGCCTTGCTCGGTAGTTTtagtaataataaagtaataattgaAATACTTAATTCAGTAACTGTAAGTGATTGGGAGATTCtctcaaaagttatttttcagtGTAAATTAGTTTCTTTTCTAGTTTTATTAAAAGTTCTGGATTGTTCTAGATTTGCAGGTTATGTGGTTGAGTTTGCTGTTTCTAAATATTTCACAAGCCTGCCTTGAAACTCATTACAGgttgaattacatttaaatgctttttatccattttctgttcagtttgatgtatttttgcttttaatatagttaaaaatgtagatgtacaTTTTTCAGTGTGCTTTTCATGCCTTTGCAATTTcagttattgtatttttaactCCATATATTTAGTCTTGGCTCAAACTTGGGTTTTGTCTGCCGTTAAATGGTAAAACAGTATAACCAGAATAACCAAATCTAACctatttttgtgatttctttacATTGTCTTAAAGAGATATGTGCAGTACATATTTAACTCTGTTTTAACATCATCATTTTAAGTTCAGTGTGTTTGCAGTTCTTGAATGGAAATAAATGCTTCCCTTGGTATAGCAGCGGTGTTTTGCATTCATACGCAAAAATTCTGCATGAGTGATTAGTTGATTTTATGTTTGTGAATGGAGACCAGTGGTTGgatggaaaaaatgaaatatgaaaaaatgaaatatgaaatgaaacatgTGATTGAAAGTGAATGTGCAAAACCGGTGAAATGCTTTTTACAACATCTAATTAGGTAATTCAACTCTTTATTATAGGACTCCTCAAATGATTTATGGAATTTCCATAAGAATGGAGCTCACaagagacagatttaaaaaaagaagtcaattATACCAGCAAAGACCGAGATATACTCAATGTAATGGGTTGTGTTACAGAAATGCTTAATATtaaatttcccacaatgcaacttgcaTTTTACTGCATTACTGCATGCTGCAATCAAGCCAAATAATGACTGCGGTATTATAAAATCACCGTGTTCTGCCATTGTTGACCACCTTGTTATATAGatacacatttgtttattgGCTATTGTTTAACCCTTCTGTCAATGAGAGTTGAAATGGTCAGCTGCATTTGAAACACTAAACATGACCAACTCCAATGTATTTCTGTGGGCATCCTATAATAATGTGCCAGTCTCTAGGCCAAAAAGAGATGATGAATCAGGGTTTTTATCTGTATGAATGGGATCCAGACCTTGGCAGGGTGGCAAAAGCACCGAATGCCTGCTCATTGGAACAACAAAAGATCGAGTCACGTGACCTCTGaggtttatttattaaacagctgtgtgtctgGGTCCACCGTCTGTACATGAGCTTTAGACTGGTTCCAAAATGTGGTTTACTGCAAAAGAAGTGTTCAAGGAACCTTTCAGATGTGTGTAATATCCCAAAAGCCTCCTTTacatcaaactaaaaaaaacgaAATATTTCAAATAAGCTGCTGTTTGAGTTTGAAAGTGTGTTTAGGCGGATCTcacaaatgcagatttttgtACAAAACCTAAACTTGTTGTCTTGTCATTAGATTCTGGGGCCTATAAAAACATCGAATGAGTCCATGGGCCAACTCGGCAAGTTTAGTGCTGGGGAAGTCACCTGCAGCACTTCAATTTGTCAACTTGCtggtaaataaaaaattcaacTGTTAAGTTTGAGGTGAAGGGTCCATCTACAGTACATTTGCTGGTTAGTGTGTATTGTATCATACTggaacaacacaaacaataagTCAAAAAATCTATCTATTTTGAATGGAAATTTGATGGTGTTTTAACTGACATAAGCAAACTATTCTATATGTAACATGCTAATTGCACACACGCAtactgattttttaaaatttattaaTCTACAGAATCTTTTGGTCTGTGCTAGGAAACATGTCAACTACAGCGCAGAAAATCCAGGCAGTACTCTGGAATGTAAGCTCTTTTGAATTTAATGAAATAGATAAATAACATGCCAAAACACTAGTTTGCTTTTAGTAGCTTTAGTGCCAAAcaggtaatgttttttttatttaacctcattattatatttctttattcagGGAAGTATTACTAAGAGGAAGCCTGTCTTTTGCAGCAACCACACAATCGCATTCATAACAAATACCGTAAATACTGTGGTATAAGGCACTTAACTCTGTTTATATGTCTGCCTACAAATACACATCATTAATTAGTAAAGGACAAATTAACAGACAAATAGAACTCAGCAGTGAAGTTCCGAAAGTgaacatcacattcattttcagaATTTAGGGTTTTGGGCTTTTATGAAACGTAAatggaatgaatgaatgggaAATTTGCTTCCAGGACTGGACCCGTTCAAAACATTGGGAAGTCACTGTTGAGCTCCACTGGCCTGTTTCCGTGAGGCTGTATTTGGCCACTGCAGTGCTTTGAGCCAACCTGCTGATGTTATTGGTAAAGcatatttaatgtaaagcatgttcaccatcttagctTAGTGTGGTGTGTTAGCAGGACAGCACTAGCCACAAAGTATATCTGAGGCTGctggtatttggtcataaaactACAGtattgaaaaataacattttgacctgatgatggtgctagatGATAGATTTCATCGTCATGTGACCAAGGATTTATCAGtttattgtagaaaatattgataaaaGTGCACCAAAGCATCACTAACCATCAGGTGTCTCCAGCTGGGGACATTTCACGCaaaattatttgattaaatttATGGTTTTGTGGGGTTATCTGAAAGGATATAACAATGTGTGTCTCCTTAAGTTATTGTGAACAGTCAAAATACTCTTACTCTTAACTTTAGGAAcgtttttgaatgaaaatgacagaaataatgCTTGTTTTGCTGATACTGAGAGTGGTGTCCCCCGGGTCTTTAGCACTCTGCGGTGTTTTGATGAACATGTGAAAAGTGGACAACAATAAGTCATCACCCTGTGCTGCGTCGCTATACATAACCAGATTTGTGTTATAAAACCAATTTGGATGACAATACTTTATGCTGTGCCATCACACCGCTACTTTATATAAAAGGACAGCGGCACGGAGAGCGTCTGAGCGCCAGTCTGGCCCCCACTAATGTCACAATGGGAAAGGTAAGCTCATTATGTAATGTTACTGAAAATACCGAATTAAAACCTGTTATCATTTTAGATGTTTCAACAATGGGAGTTGATAGTGAATTAGTACTTTGACAAACGTTTGCAGATCATATTCTACGAGGACAGAAATTTCCAGGGTCGGCATCATGAGTGCATGAGCGACTGTGCTGACCTGCACCCCTACTTCAACCGCTGCAACTCCGTACGGGTGGAGAGCGGCTGCTTCATGGTGTATGAGAGACCCCAATACCTGGGCCACCAGTACTTCCTCCGCAGGGGGGAGTACTCTGACAACCAGCGCATGATTGGCATCAACGACTGCATCCGCTCCTGTCGCATGATTCCCGTGGTAAGCCTAACGTTTTATAGAAGAGGTATCTAGGCAATTAATTAGGAGAAATGTATTGTTGTTGATTCACATGTGCACACtgatttattgtgttatgtgaAAAGCAATAAATCAAGGAAAGAAAACCTATTATACTTACGTCAAACTGACTAACACCAAAGGGTATAACGGAAGAAGCAAAGGTCAAACAAAAGCAACAAGACAGAATGTTATTACTTTATCTTTATCCTGCTTGTATGTCCACACCCAGCTTGAGAAAAATATACTAAACATGTACAAGGAAAGGAAATAGATTTGGACACATCTGTCCTTAGGGAAATTTAAATTAGTAAAAAACCATGTCCCTCAAAtctgaaatacagtacaataaccTTAGGTGAAAACGGCTTTGCCGAAGCTAGACTAGTTTGACTTTTCTAGGAATATAAATCCTCAACAACTCATGTTAGATAATGTCCCTAATGCAAAAACAGAGGATAGCTTAGATTTATCACATAAGGATATCTGGTAACTACACGTGGCTTGAAAGAAACTAAATTTAGGAGAATCTTCGGCTTCAAACTGCATTTGCAAAACATTCTTGGTGAAACTGTGTTAACCTGCAAATTGGATTGGAAAGGTGGGGAATACACTTTAGAACTATCCCTGGACTGTTTTTATGTTCACAATCACCAAAAAGTACAGCTGTATAGCACATGTGTGACTCATAAATGTTCTTTTCCTGCAGCACCGTGGTTCCTACAAAATCAAACTGTTTGAGCGTCCAGACATGGGCGGCCAAATGCAGGAGGTGAGCGAT encodes:
- the LOC117939653 gene encoding protein boule-like isoform X5, which gives rise to MNVAMEAENQNGFTSSCPSENSSSSSTLDVLPAENHDESLTHHTPRHGTVIPNRIFVGGIDYRVNENDLRHVFSQHGAVKEVKIVIDRSGMSKGYGFVTFETQDDAMKVLHNANGICFNDKKLSIGQAVRKQQGPGQTKSVFVTMPDSAIPVPMSCGALHLTTSAGYPYTYHNGVAYFHCPNMSSPAHHWPQPAPPVTLPQSLPPVYQPPAYHHHQCAPNQCHWNVVQSPMPSSPVMFPQQSEYVYQPADGAPFQPPLPAMEDTTPENPMFPHSRVHLKPKYRRYIHHKEYHYLPEATAPPDASHVG
- the LOC117939632 gene encoding gamma-crystallin M2-like — encoded protein: MGKIIFYEDRNFQGRHHECMSDCADLHPYFNRCNSVRVESGCFMVYERPQYLGHQYFLRRGEYSDNQRMIGINDCIRSCRMIPVHRGSYKIKLFERPDMGGQMQEVSDDCPNIQDRLRMSDINSCNVVDGHWLMYDQPNYRGRPYYLRPGEYRRYSDWGAASPKIGSLRRITDLN
- the LOC117939653 gene encoding protein boule-like isoform X3 translates to MWLWKRRTKTGSSSSTLDVLPAENHDESLTHHTPRHGTVIPNRIFVGGIDYRVNENDLRHVFSQHGAVKEVKIVIDRSGMSKGYGFVTFETQDDAMKVLHNANGICFNDKKLSIGQAVRKQQGPGQTKSVFVTMPDSAIPVPMSCGALHLTTSAGYPYTYHNGVAYFHCPNMSSPAHHWPQPAPPVTLPQSLPPVYQPPAYHHHQCAPNQCHWNVVQSPMPSSPVMFPQQSEYVYQPADGAPFQPPLPAMEDTTPEFVEPTTVQQVYPFYPQRTEGLTPIFLQHNPGKNPMFPHSRVHLKPKYRRYIHHKEYHYLPEATAPPDASHVG
- the LOC117939653 gene encoding protein boule-like isoform X4 is translated as MNVAMEAENQNGFTSSCPSENSSSSSTLDVLPAENHDESLTHHTPRHGTVIPNRIFVGGIDYRVNENDLRHVFSQHGAVKEVKIVIDRSGMSKGYGFVTFETQDDAMKVLHNANGICFNDKKLSIGQAVRKQQGPGQTKSVFVTMPDSAIPVPMSCGALHLTTSAGYPYTYHNGVAYFHCPNMSSPAHHWPQPAPPVTLPQSLPPVYQPPAYHHHQCAPNQCHWNVVQSPMPSSPVMFPQQSEYVYQPADGAPFQPPLPAMEDTTPEFVEPTTVQQVYPFYPQRTEGLTPIFLQHNPGKVKKRIRCFRTRGSI
- the LOC117939653 gene encoding protein boule-like isoform X2; this translates as MWLWKRRTKTGCPSENSSSSSTLDVLPAENHDESLTHHTPRHGTVIPNRIFVGGIDYRVNENDLRHVFSQHGAVKEVKIVIDRSGMSKGYGFVTFETQDDAMKVLHNANGICFNDKKLSIGQAVRKQQGPGQTKSVFVTMPDSAIPVPMSCGALHLTTSAGYPYTYHNGVAYFHCPNMSSPAHHWPQPAPPVTLPQSLPPVYQPPAYHHHQCAPNQCHWNVVQSPMPSSPVMFPQQSEYVYQPADGAPFQPPLPAMEDTTPEFVEPTTVQQVYPFYPQRTEGLTPIFLQHNPGKNPMFPHSRVHLKPKYRRYIHHKEYHYLPEATAPPDASHVG
- the LOC117939653 gene encoding protein boule-like isoform X1 produces the protein MNVAMEAENQNGFTSSCPSENSSSSSTLDVLPAENHDESLTHHTPRHGTVIPNRIFVGGIDYRVNENDLRHVFSQHGAVKEVKIVIDRSGMSKGYGFVTFETQDDAMKVLHNANGICFNDKKLSIGQAVRKQQGPGQTKSVFVTMPDSAIPVPMSCGALHLTTSAGYPYTYHNGVAYFHCPNMSSPAHHWPQPAPPVTLPQSLPPVYQPPAYHHHQCAPNQCHWNVVQSPMPSSPVMFPQQSEYVYQPADGAPFQPPLPAMEDTTPEFVEPTTVQQVYPFYPQRTEGLTPIFLQHNPGKNPMFPHSRVHLKPKYRRYIHHKEYHYLPEATAPPDASHVG